The region TCTGGGCTGGATTCACAGCAATTCTTGCCGCCGGTGTGGGGTTCGCAATTCGTGGAGGGATTCTCGATAACTGGGGCAGGGAATTTGGCTTTACCAATGCTCAGCTTGGTGTGATTGGTGGTGCGGGATTTACCGGGTTCTGTTTCGGCATCATTATCGGTGGCGTGATCGCAGATAAGATTGGCTATGGCAAACTCGTCGTAGCCGCCTTTGCGTTTCATGTGCTGTCAGCTTTCGTCACATTTGCAGCAGTCACTCCCACGGGAGACGCAGCCGCCATTGCAGCTGGCCAGGCAACCGCCTTTAACTTCCTGTTCTGGGGAACGTTCATCTTTGCGATTGCCAACGGAACGCTGGAAGCCGTCGCTAACCCCCTGGTGGCTACAGTCTTTCCAAATGACCGCACGCATTATCTCAATATTCTGCATGCAAGCTGGCCTGCCGGGATGATCATTGGAGCGGCTGCCGGTTGGGTGCTGGACGATATGTTCAACGTCCCCTGGAAGTATCAATTAGCTTTGTTCCTGTTACCCACAGTGGTCTATGGGCTGATGTTTCTGGGACAGGCCATGCCGAAAAGCGAAGCTTCCAAGCAAGGACTCTCATTGGGTGAAATGCTCAAGGATGTGGGTCTTCTCGGTGGACTCGTGGTCTGCTATCTGCTTTCGCTCTTCTTTGGGGATGTTCTCAAGCCCTTGTTTGCCGAAGGCTCGCCGATGGCAGGTTATGTGGGATACGGCATCGGTGGAGCACTCCTGATTGCGGTCGGCGTGATTACGAAATTCAGCCTTGGGTCATTCCTGCTCTTTGTACTGTTTGTCACTCACGCTCTGGTTGGTGCCGTGGAACTTGGTACCGATGGCTGGATTCAGAACATTACGGGAAACATCCTCACCTCCCAGGAAGGAAAGATTCTCTTCGTGTTTACATCCGCTGTGATGTTTGCTTTGCGATTCTGTGCTCACTTTATTGAGAAGCAGATGGGCCTTTCACCTGTGGGAATTCTCCTCGTCTGCTCGATCCTGGCTTTCATCGGTTTGAATCTGACCAGTCGAGTCGATTCATTCACCATGGCTCTGCTGGCACTGACAGTTTACGGGTTTGGCAAAACATTCTTCTGGCCCACAATGCTCGCTGTGACCAGTGACCGCTTCCCACGAACGGGTGCTGTTGCCATCAGTATCATGGGTGGTATCGGGATGCTGTCCGCCGGTCTGATGGGATCGCAAGGTCTGGGCTATGCTAAAGATCGATTTGCAGGTGAAGCCTTGAAAGCCGAAAAACCAGCTCTGTTTGAAGAATACAAAGCCTCCAAAGAGAGCACGTTCCTCTTCTTCCCGGCAGCCAAGGGGATTGATGGCCAGAAACTGGGAGCAATCCAGGAAAAGAAACCTGATCAGAGAACTGAAGACGACAAAATCGTGGTGGCAGCCAGCATTTCTGGTGATCGAAAGACTCTCGTGGCAGATTCAGCGATCCCGGCGACCATGGCAGCGATCTATCTCTGCCTGATGATCTACTTCAAGAGCATTGGTGGTTATCGCCCACTGACTCTCAAGGATCTCTCATCCAAAGACAATGTGCATACCGGCACAGATCTTGGCACTGCTGAGAGTTAATCGCGCCAATACTCGACCCGTGGCGTCTGGATTCGTTTTCCAGACGCCTTGGGATTTGAGAACTGAGCCACTCAACGGTCTCCACATACTGAGTTCGATATGTGGAGGCCGTTTTGTTTTGTGCTCCAACAATGGCCACGCGGGCATGGCTGATCTCAGGGCCGAGAGCTGATCACAGGGCCAAAATGAGTGGAATGCTGTTGGATTCTTCCACAGCGCACAGCTCAATAATTGGATAGCCGCCAGGAGACCCCAAAATGAAGAAAGGGCGAAGCCAATTCTGGCATCACCCTGAAGTTGTCATCATGTGAGCCGGTGACAGCGGCTTATAGCAGACCTTCTACACACCTCGGAACCAAGCGAGCCCACTGAAACAAGCGAGCACAGTGGCAAATGCCAATGGTGCTACTTGGCTTCGGTTCCTTCAACGCGAGCGACAAAGTTCAGCATGGGACTCATGCGGCGAACCTTGGCCACAATGAGTTCCTTGTCGGCGGCTGAGGTCGCAGCTGCGTACTTCTTTTCGAGCTTCTTGATCTTGGCCTTACGCTGGCGACGCTTGGCCAACTCACGGTCACGTTCTGTACGAGGCATCTGAAATCCAGTTCAGGTCAAGTTGAGAAAAACACCAAACAATCCAATGGGAAAGATACTACCGAAGCTTCTTGTGGCAAGTCTTGCAACGAATGGCAAAACCAACCAGCTTGCCGCACTTGGGGCAGCGAATCGACTTCCTCAACTTCACCAATTTTGTTCGTGGTCGGTAGACCATGTTTGCACTCCACCGCAAATATTCAGCGACAACGTTTCCGCATTTGCGAAAAATAGCAGCTAAGTTCACGCAGAACAAGTGAATGCCTATCCCAGAAACACGACGATTTTTACGACAATTCCATTTCGGCGGCGAAAGGAGTCCCGTAACTTCATTTGCGAACCACCCAAATGCCGAAAACTGACCACCAGAAAATATTCATAAGAACACTTATTTTCATGATCAGTTCCACTTTCGCATTCTGAACCACAATTCAAGAAATGTGATCTTCATGCAGACGACCCCCAAAATTCTGATCGCAGGGGGAAGTGTGCGTGCTGCAGCGGACTCGGCTCAGCGTGGCGGGTGGCAAGTTATCGCCTATGACCAGTACGGAGATCTGGATCTTCAAGAATCATCGATCTGGCAGTCACTTCCCGCAGAAACCAAGAATTGGTCTTTTGATCTCGCCCATGTCGAACACGTGCAAGGTTGGACATACACAGGCCCATTTGAGAACTGGCCCGCAGATGCATCGAGATTCTCAGAGCAAGCCGACAAATGCTCGATTCCGCTGCTTGGAGTTTCACCCCGGCTTCTCAAACGGATTCGTGATCCCCGCTTTCTGCAGGAAACGTTTGCCAGTATCGGTGGGAATCCTCTGGCGGTGATCCTTCCCGGCCCAGTCGTACCTTCCGAATTACGACCAGCGACTCAAATCGATCTATCCAAAGTTCAAGAGTTGATTCGTAAACCGCTGCACTCCGGGGGAGGGTTCAATGTTCGCGATGTCTCTCAAGCCGACATCATGGAAGAGAGCTTCCCTCATTCGCTTGATGAGCTTGAATACCTGCAGGAAAAAGTCCATGGGGTTCCGCAAAGCTGCATCTTCATGGCGAGTTCAACCCATGTGGAGAGAATCGGTTGGACTGAAGGTCTGA is a window of Planctopirus limnophila DSM 3776 DNA encoding:
- a CDS encoding MFS transporter; amino-acid sequence: MTSATMTAGAAPNAHRLLWAGFTAILAAGVGFAIRGGILDNWGREFGFTNAQLGVIGGAGFTGFCFGIIIGGVIADKIGYGKLVVAAFAFHVLSAFVTFAAVTPTGDAAAIAAGQATAFNFLFWGTFIFAIANGTLEAVANPLVATVFPNDRTHYLNILHASWPAGMIIGAAAGWVLDDMFNVPWKYQLALFLLPTVVYGLMFLGQAMPKSEASKQGLSLGEMLKDVGLLGGLVVCYLLSLFFGDVLKPLFAEGSPMAGYVGYGIGGALLIAVGVITKFSLGSFLLFVLFVTHALVGAVELGTDGWIQNITGNILTSQEGKILFVFTSAVMFALRFCAHFIEKQMGLSPVGILLVCSILAFIGLNLTSRVDSFTMALLALTVYGFGKTFFWPTMLAVTSDRFPRTGAVAISIMGGIGMLSAGLMGSQGLGYAKDRFAGEALKAEKPALFEEYKASKESTFLFFPAAKGIDGQKLGAIQEKKPDQRTEDDKIVVAASISGDRKTLVADSAIPATMAAIYLCLMIYFKSIGGYRPLTLKDLSSKDNVHTGTDLGTAES
- a CDS encoding DUF6800 family protein gives rise to the protein MPRTERDRELAKRRQRKAKIKKLEKKYAAATSAADKELIVAKVRRMSPMLNFVARVEGTEAK
- a CDS encoding ATP-grasp domain-containing protein, with amino-acid sequence MQTTPKILIAGGSVRAAADSAQRGGWQVIAYDQYGDLDLQESSIWQSLPAETKNWSFDLAHVEHVQGWTYTGPFENWPADASRFSEQADKCSIPLLGVSPRLLKRIRDPRFLQETFASIGGNPLAVILPGPVVPSELRPATQIDLSKVQELIRKPLHSGGGFNVRDVSQADIMEESFPHSLDELEYLQEKVHGVPQSCIFMASSTHVERIGWTEGLMGTPWGKYGYRGSVGPITVPPPIDELACSLANAIVKATGLSGILGIDGIRCDESWRPIEINPRYTASCEILEGTVGHPASLMDLHLRAWQSELMPPCLRDVSATSRKKTTGGDHSQRPDFGCKQIVYAGEAFNAPDLRVPWLKSHSGKFLPQASPHQVIADIPMPGSLISSGYPVCTLFGWGSSIADARRQCAEHWSQLTTHFPELKLA